The Corallococcus caeni genome includes a region encoding these proteins:
- a CDS encoding type I polyketide synthase has product MSQTLTGTEIAIVGMAGRFPGARSLEEFWRNVCDGVESIEPLTAEDALKAGASPAALADPHFIPVASRLEDVAGFDAAFFGYTPREAELMDPQHRLFLECALEALEDCGHAAPPEDTLVGVFGGQALSTYLVLNLLGNSELMRTADPLQLNLGNAGSFLTTRASYKLDLRGPSFNVESACSTSLVAVHVACQSLLNHECDVALAGGVSINLGIQGGYRYVEGGILSPDGHCRPFDAHARGIVFGSGAGVVALQRLEDALASGSPIHAIIRGSAVNNDGGARVGYTAPGVEGQASVISEALGNAGVSAGSIGYVEAHGTGTPLGDPIEVQALSRAFGDEAGPRTCALGSLKANVGHLDAAAGVAGLIKAALALKHRKLPPSLNCDTPNPNIPWEKSPFYVNTALREWKAPGHGPRRAGVSSFGMGGTNAHVILEEPPARVHASAPAPHAPELLVLSARTATALTAQTERLAEHLRAHPGLALGDVANTLQVGRRRHAHRRTVVCQGREDALAALADPSRWLTEFEERSRRGTVFMFPGQGSQHVGMARGLYDGERAFRAEVDACAAKLQPHLGLDLRTVLYPPAKDEETAAAQLRQTRLAQPALFTLEYALAKLWMSWGVRPEAMVGHSIGEYVAACLAGVFSLPDALALVAARGQLMQELPPGAMLSVALSEEELAPLLDARLSVAAVNAPGLTVVAGPVDAVEGLKARLQSRGVVHRALHTSHAFHSEMMDPLLAPFTERVRRVKLSPPRIPYLSNVTGTWVTAEEATSPAAWANHLRRPVRFAAALQTLGPSHVLLEVGPGRTLSTFASRQTGPRVPATAVTSLPHPEERTPDTVAARTALGRLWMAGVDVDWAAVHAGVPRQRVSLPPYPFERKRYWVSPDGPRAHASAPAPMESRTAAAPEAPAAPGHTRPALRTEFVAPSTDDERALARVWEEVLGVRPVGAHDDFFALGGHSLLATTLVGRLRDTFGAALPLQALFEAPTIHKLAARVQQQRVHPGPGDPEVAALLRVLDELTSRKEAARRAP; this is encoded by the coding sequence GTGTCCCAGACCCTGACAGGTACGGAGATCGCAATCGTCGGCATGGCCGGACGCTTCCCGGGGGCCCGCTCCCTGGAGGAGTTCTGGCGCAACGTGTGCGACGGCGTGGAGTCCATCGAGCCGCTGACGGCCGAGGACGCGCTCAAGGCGGGCGCGTCCCCGGCGGCCCTGGCGGACCCGCACTTCATCCCGGTGGCCTCGCGGCTGGAGGACGTCGCCGGCTTCGACGCGGCGTTCTTCGGCTACACGCCGCGCGAGGCGGAGCTGATGGACCCGCAGCACCGCCTCTTCCTGGAGTGCGCGCTGGAGGCCCTGGAGGACTGTGGCCACGCGGCCCCGCCGGAGGACACGCTGGTGGGCGTCTTCGGCGGCCAGGCCCTGAGCACCTACCTGGTGCTGAACCTGCTGGGCAACTCGGAGCTGATGCGCACGGCGGATCCGCTCCAGCTCAACCTGGGCAACGCGGGCAGCTTCCTCACCACGCGCGCCTCCTACAAGCTGGACCTGCGCGGTCCCAGCTTCAACGTGGAGAGCGCCTGTTCCACGTCGCTCGTCGCGGTGCACGTCGCGTGTCAGAGCCTGCTCAACCACGAATGTGACGTGGCGCTCGCGGGCGGCGTGTCCATCAACCTGGGCATCCAGGGCGGCTACCGCTACGTGGAGGGCGGCATCCTCTCCCCGGACGGCCACTGCCGGCCCTTCGACGCGCACGCGCGCGGCATCGTCTTCGGCAGCGGCGCGGGGGTCGTGGCGCTGCAGCGGCTGGAGGACGCGCTGGCGAGCGGCAGCCCCATCCACGCCATCATCCGCGGCTCCGCGGTGAACAACGACGGCGGCGCGCGCGTGGGCTACACCGCCCCGGGCGTGGAGGGCCAGGCCTCCGTCATCTCCGAGGCCCTGGGCAACGCGGGCGTGTCCGCCGGCAGCATCGGCTACGTGGAGGCCCACGGCACGGGCACGCCGCTGGGCGACCCCATCGAGGTCCAGGCCCTCTCACGTGCCTTCGGCGACGAGGCGGGGCCGCGCACCTGCGCGCTGGGCTCGCTCAAGGCGAACGTGGGCCACCTGGACGCGGCCGCGGGCGTCGCGGGGCTCATCAAGGCGGCGCTCGCGCTCAAGCACCGCAAGCTGCCGCCCAGCCTGAACTGCGACACGCCCAACCCCAACATCCCCTGGGAGAAGAGCCCCTTCTACGTCAACACGGCGCTGCGCGAGTGGAAGGCCCCGGGCCACGGCCCCCGCCGCGCGGGCGTGAGCAGCTTCGGCATGGGCGGCACCAACGCCCACGTCATCCTGGAGGAGCCCCCGGCGCGCGTCCATGCCTCGGCCCCAGCCCCGCATGCGCCGGAGCTGCTGGTGCTGTCGGCGCGCACGGCCACTGCGCTGACGGCGCAGACGGAGCGGCTGGCGGAGCACCTGCGCGCGCACCCCGGGCTCGCACTGGGGGACGTGGCGAACACCCTCCAGGTGGGCCGTCGGCGCCATGCGCACCGCCGGACCGTGGTGTGCCAGGGCCGCGAGGACGCGCTGGCCGCCCTCGCGGATCCGTCGCGGTGGCTCACGGAGTTCGAGGAGCGCTCGCGACGCGGCACCGTCTTCATGTTCCCCGGCCAGGGCTCGCAGCACGTGGGCATGGCGCGGGGCCTGTATGACGGCGAGCGGGCCTTCCGCGCGGAGGTGGACGCGTGCGCGGCGAAGCTCCAGCCGCACCTGGGCCTGGACCTGCGGACGGTCCTCTACCCGCCCGCGAAGGACGAGGAGACCGCCGCCGCCCAGCTGCGCCAGACGCGCCTGGCCCAGCCCGCGCTCTTCACGCTCGAGTACGCGCTGGCGAAGCTGTGGATGTCCTGGGGTGTGCGGCCCGAGGCGATGGTGGGCCACAGCATCGGCGAGTACGTGGCGGCGTGCCTGGCGGGCGTCTTCAGCCTGCCGGACGCGCTGGCCCTGGTGGCCGCTCGCGGACAACTGATGCAGGAGTTGCCCCCGGGCGCCATGCTCTCCGTCGCGCTGTCCGAGGAGGAGCTGGCCCCGCTGCTGGATGCGCGGCTGTCCGTGGCGGCGGTGAACGCGCCCGGCCTGACGGTGGTCGCGGGGCCGGTGGACGCGGTGGAGGGGCTGAAGGCGCGGCTCCAGTCGCGCGGCGTCGTTCACCGGGCGCTGCACACGTCGCACGCGTTCCACTCGGAGATGATGGATCCGCTGCTCGCGCCCTTCACCGAACGGGTGCGCCGCGTGAAGCTGTCCCCGCCCCGCATCCCGTACCTGTCCAACGTCACCGGCACCTGGGTGACAGCCGAGGAGGCGACGAGCCCCGCCGCATGGGCGAACCACCTGCGCCGACCGGTGCGCTTCGCCGCGGCGCTCCAGACGCTGGGCCCCAGCCACGTCCTGCTGGAGGTGGGCCCCGGCCGGACGCTGTCCACCTTCGCGTCGCGGCAGACCGGACCGCGCGTCCCCGCCACCGCCGTGACGTCCCTGCCGCACCCGGAGGAGCGGACGCCGGACACGGTCGCCGCGCGCACCGCGCTGGGACGGCTGTGGATGGCGGGCGTGGACGTGGACTGGGCGGCCGTGCACGCGGGTGTGCCCCGTCAGCGCGTGTCCCTGCCCCCCTACCCGTTCGAGCGCAAGCGCTACTGGGTGTCCCCGGATGGCCCGCGCGCGCACGCGTCCGCGCCGGCCCCCATGGAGTCGCGGACGGCCGCGGCCCCGGAAGCGCCCGCGGCCCCGGGCCACACGCGCCCGGCGCTCCGCACGGAGTTCGTGGCGCCCTCCACCGACGACGAGCGGGCCCTGGCGCGCGTTTGGGAGGAGGTACTGGGCGTGCGGCCGGTGGGTGCGCACGACGACTTCTTCGCGCTCGGGGGCCACTCTCTCCTGGCCACCACGCTGGTGGGCCGCCTGCGGGACACCTTCGGCGCGGCCCTGCCGCTGCAGGCGCTGTTCGAGGCCCCCACCATCCACAAGCTCGCGGCCCGCGTCCAACAGCAGCGCGTCCACCCCGGTCCTGGCGACCCGGAGGTCGCGGCGCTGCTGCGGGTGCTGGATGAGCTGACGTCCCGGAAGGAAGCGGCGCGCCGCGCGCCGTAG
- a CDS encoding glycosyltransferase family 4 protein, producing MVPPNSPPVRALILAMEYTPNIAGGVGTYVYELARGLVQQGCEVEVVAYTPGEPAVLREPRLTVHLVPPSRESLSQAAQLSLVGGIRLFNEDLLRAARERLREAKPDLIHFHQWHTHRAARALGREAGVPVLGTSHYISEPAERWWGQTPDPEILEEERSLYDGSTPIISVSASMSGLIQETYGLPASLLHTIHCAMDAEPFRKPSHAPEDYARLRATVATPADPIVLYTGRLHQMKGISAIFAAAERVLAKRPEVRFLLAGGTDSRESTQMVQELSQRYAPLLPRIKLLGKLPRPQLGLLHRIADIAVVPSLYEPFGYTVIEAMASGLPLVVTDSGGPAEIVIPGETGLIVPVNPGASGGPREVDVDAFAAALLELLADPARARRMGETGQRRVVDVFNLPRMVAANLAVYHQVLRAPARPPAPGARQEVRP from the coding sequence ATGGTTCCCCCCAACTCCCCGCCCGTCCGGGCGCTCATCCTGGCCATGGAGTACACGCCCAACATCGCGGGCGGCGTGGGCACGTACGTGTACGAACTGGCGCGCGGCCTGGTCCAGCAGGGCTGCGAGGTCGAGGTCGTCGCGTACACGCCGGGCGAGCCCGCGGTGCTGCGCGAGCCGCGCCTCACGGTGCACCTGGTGCCGCCCAGCCGCGAGAGCCTGTCCCAGGCGGCGCAGCTGTCGCTCGTGGGCGGCATCCGCCTCTTCAACGAGGACCTGCTGCGCGCCGCGCGCGAGCGCCTGCGGGAGGCGAAGCCGGACCTCATCCACTTCCACCAGTGGCACACCCACCGCGCCGCGCGGGCGCTGGGCCGCGAGGCGGGCGTGCCCGTTCTGGGCACCAGCCACTACATCTCCGAGCCCGCCGAGCGCTGGTGGGGCCAGACACCGGACCCCGAAATCCTGGAGGAGGAGCGCAGCCTCTACGACGGCTCCACGCCCATCATCTCCGTGAGCGCGTCCATGAGCGGGCTCATCCAGGAGACGTACGGCCTGCCCGCGTCGCTGCTGCACACCATCCACTGCGCCATGGACGCCGAGCCCTTCCGCAAGCCGTCCCACGCGCCAGAGGACTACGCGCGGCTGCGCGCGACGGTGGCCACGCCAGCGGACCCCATCGTCCTCTACACGGGCCGCCTGCATCAGATGAAGGGCATCAGCGCCATCTTCGCCGCGGCGGAGCGGGTGCTGGCGAAACGGCCGGAGGTTCGATTCCTGCTCGCGGGCGGAACCGACTCACGCGAATCCACGCAGATGGTGCAGGAGCTGTCCCAGCGCTACGCGCCGCTGCTGCCCCGCATCAAGCTGCTGGGCAAGCTGCCCCGTCCCCAGCTGGGGCTGCTCCACCGCATCGCGGACATCGCGGTGGTGCCCTCGCTGTACGAGCCCTTCGGCTACACCGTCATCGAGGCCATGGCGTCCGGCCTGCCCCTCGTGGTCACCGACTCCGGAGGCCCCGCGGAGATTGTCATCCCCGGAGAGACGGGACTCATCGTCCCCGTGAACCCGGGCGCCTCGGGCGGCCCCCGCGAGGTGGACGTGGACGCGTTCGCCGCCGCGCTGCTGGAATTGCTCGCGGACCCCGCCCGCGCCCGCCGCATGGGAGAGACGGGACAGCGCCGCGTGGTGGATGTGTTCAACCTGCCGCGCATGGTGGCCGCGAACCTCGCCGTGTACCACCAGGTGCTCCGCGCGCCCGCCCGTCCCCCGGCCCCTGGCGCCCGGCAGGAGGTGCGGCCATGA
- a CDS encoding GNAT family N-acetyltransferase, producing MPVTIRPAKDSDAPALGRMGAALARQHHGFDAQRFMVPDDVESGYRWWLGKEARRPQEAVVLVAELDGEVVGYCYGRLEGVDWNMLLDKHGALHDIWVEATARGTGTGRLLAEAMVQRLTEMGAPRVVLSTAAKNEAARRLFERLGWRPTMVEMTRETPPRS from the coding sequence ATGCCCGTCACCATCCGCCCCGCGAAGGACTCGGACGCGCCCGCGCTGGGCCGCATGGGCGCGGCGCTCGCGCGTCAGCACCATGGCTTCGACGCCCAGCGCTTCATGGTCCCGGACGACGTGGAGTCCGGCTACCGCTGGTGGCTGGGCAAGGAGGCGCGCCGTCCGCAGGAGGCCGTGGTGCTGGTGGCGGAGCTGGACGGCGAGGTCGTGGGCTACTGCTACGGCCGGTTGGAGGGCGTGGACTGGAACATGCTCCTCGACAAGCACGGCGCCCTGCACGACATCTGGGTGGAGGCGACGGCGCGCGGCACCGGCACCGGCCGGCTGCTCGCGGAGGCCATGGTGCAGCGGCTCACGGAGATGGGCGCGCCGCGCGTCGTCCTCAGCACCGCCGCGAAGAACGAAGCCGCGCGGCGCCTGTTCGAACGGCTGGGCTGGCGTCCCACCATGGTGGAGATGACCCGTGAGACGCCGCCCCGTTCCTGA
- a CDS encoding DUF3592 domain-containing protein: MMKWLMGLALLGIGVALAFAGGRMVYRSKASKDWPTAQGTVLTSRVETLRSKRAVSFRPEVSYRYEVNGVPYTSDTVAFDGHGSGGLADAQAVSRHYAAGSPVTLHYEPEDPSVACLQCGDTGVVNYLVTLGGAVFALVAAWGLVELARTSLRDSKRAAPPMRAKAR; the protein is encoded by the coding sequence ATGATGAAGTGGCTGATGGGACTGGCCCTGCTGGGCATTGGCGTGGCGCTGGCGTTCGCGGGCGGGCGGATGGTGTACCGCTCCAAGGCGAGCAAGGACTGGCCCACCGCTCAGGGCACCGTGCTGACCTCCCGCGTGGAGACGCTGCGCAGCAAGCGCGCGGTGAGCTTCCGCCCGGAGGTGAGCTACCGCTACGAGGTGAACGGCGTCCCGTACACCTCCGACACGGTGGCCTTCGACGGCCACGGCTCCGGCGGGCTCGCGGACGCGCAGGCCGTGTCGCGCCACTACGCGGCGGGCTCGCCGGTGACGCTGCACTACGAGCCGGAGGACCCCTCCGTGGCGTGCCTCCAGTGCGGCGACACGGGCGTCGTGAACTACCTGGTGACGCTGGGCGGCGCGGTGTTCGCGCTGGTGGCCGCCTGGGGCCTGGTGGAGCTGGCCCGCACCAGCCTGCGCGACAGCAAGCGCGCCGCCCCGCCGATGCGCGCGAAGGCCCGGTAG
- a CDS encoding thioesterase II family protein codes for MSAATPSGGLAFHEPPPSAGVRLFCLPHAGGSASLFRGWQKGMGADIEVCPVQLPGRENRLREPPLRELPRMMDLLVDVIAGHPDKPFALFGHSMGALLAFELSRTLRARGLPQPLHLFVASYRAPQTLQSAPATPSTHDIDVAEARRLGSALSLSGEMAEEMLSLMRGTLLADTALCESYRFTPGPPLTCPLSAFRGFDDYVPEDATLAWRELSTGPFSTQTFLGDHFFLRNTPRGLIQNLRRSLVKRPASSLPSSQETHR; via the coding sequence ATGAGCGCGGCGACGCCTTCCGGAGGCCTGGCCTTCCACGAGCCTCCTCCGTCCGCGGGGGTGCGCCTGTTCTGCCTGCCGCACGCGGGGGGCAGCGCGTCCCTCTTCCGCGGCTGGCAGAAGGGGATGGGGGCGGACATCGAGGTCTGCCCGGTGCAACTGCCCGGCCGGGAGAACCGGCTGCGCGAGCCACCCCTGCGCGAGCTGCCCCGGATGATGGACCTGCTGGTGGACGTCATCGCCGGGCACCCGGACAAGCCCTTCGCGCTCTTCGGGCACAGCATGGGCGCGCTGCTCGCCTTCGAGCTCTCGCGCACCCTGCGCGCGCGGGGGCTGCCCCAGCCGCTGCACCTCTTCGTCGCCAGCTACCGCGCCCCCCAGACGCTCCAGTCCGCACCGGCCACCCCGTCCACCCACGACATCGACGTGGCCGAGGCGCGGCGCCTGGGCTCGGCGCTGTCCCTGTCCGGGGAGATGGCGGAGGAGATGCTGTCGCTGATGCGCGGCACGCTGCTGGCGGACACCGCCCTGTGCGAGTCCTACCGCTTCACGCCAGGCCCGCCGCTGACGTGTCCGCTGTCCGCCTTCCGGGGCTTCGACGACTACGTCCCAGAGGACGCCACGCTGGCCTGGCGCGAGCTCAGCACCGGCCCCTTTTCCACCCAGACGTTCCTGGGCGACCACTTCTTCCTGCGAAACACCCCGCGCGGGCTCATCCAGAACCTGCGCAGGAGCCTCGTGAAACGCCCTGCTTCTTCCCTCCCGTCTTCCCAGGAGACACACCGATGA
- a CDS encoding cupin-like domain-containing protein — translation MSAATPLAGSTARAPERRPLPASDRRGFFDGLEADDKPVILTEAMKDWPAAKQWTFDWFARELGETRVPVEWLRYSRKDGGGVERVGRVREAKLRDYVQTVKGPDARDAGYLIGNDLFRILPQLRGDVRFQDYDVPHRLTEQLFFMGPKGCFTQLHLDRAHNLHAVMVGRKQWQLYSPKRDKELRPSKLGHVWSVMSAYDLAPDGGRADQLPGGHVPDYDFVLEAGEILYLPYGWWHRVLTVEDAIATNYWWWTWSMLARIGPMLIPSITLSALSRMRKQRVLGREFKEQ, via the coding sequence ATGAGCGCCGCGACGCCCCTCGCCGGCTCCACCGCGCGGGCGCCGGAGAGAAGGCCGCTGCCGGCCAGCGACCGGCGGGGCTTCTTCGACGGGCTCGAAGCCGACGACAAGCCCGTCATCCTCACGGAGGCCATGAAGGACTGGCCCGCCGCGAAGCAGTGGACCTTCGACTGGTTCGCCAGGGAACTAGGGGAGACGCGCGTCCCGGTGGAGTGGCTGCGCTACAGCCGCAAGGACGGCGGTGGCGTGGAGCGCGTGGGCCGGGTGCGCGAGGCGAAGCTGCGCGACTACGTCCAGACGGTGAAGGGCCCGGACGCGCGGGACGCGGGCTACCTCATTGGCAACGACCTGTTCCGCATCCTCCCCCAGCTGCGCGGCGACGTGCGCTTCCAGGACTACGACGTCCCGCACCGGCTCACCGAGCAGCTCTTCTTCATGGGGCCCAAGGGCTGCTTCACCCAGCTGCACCTGGACCGCGCGCACAACCTGCACGCGGTGATGGTGGGCCGCAAGCAGTGGCAGCTCTACTCGCCCAAGCGGGACAAGGAGCTGCGGCCCTCGAAGCTGGGCCACGTCTGGTCGGTGATGAGCGCGTACGACCTGGCACCGGACGGCGGCCGCGCGGATCAACTGCCCGGCGGCCACGTCCCGGACTACGACTTCGTGCTGGAGGCCGGGGAAATCCTCTACCTGCCGTATGGCTGGTGGCACCGCGTACTCACCGTGGAGGACGCCATCGCCACCAACTACTGGTGGTGGACCTGGTCCATGCTGGCGCGCATTGGGCCCATGCTCATCCCGTCCATCACGCTGAGCGCGCTCAGCCGCATGCGCAAGCAGCGCGTGCTGGGCCGCGAGTTCAAGGAGCAGTGA
- the mug gene encoding G/U mismatch-specific DNA glycosylase gives MKDLLAPGLRVLFCGINPSLYSAVVGVHFARPGNRFWPSLHASGFTPRRLQPSEQEELLGLGLGITNVVDRATASADMLDAEEYAEGAKSLARKVKRYRPRYLAVLGLGAYRTAFARPKARFGLQEETLGDTRLWVLPNPSGLNASYQLPDLARLYGELRRAVEAR, from the coding sequence ATGAAGGACCTGCTGGCCCCGGGCCTGCGGGTGCTCTTCTGCGGCATCAACCCCAGCCTCTACTCCGCGGTGGTGGGGGTGCACTTCGCGCGGCCGGGCAATCGCTTCTGGCCGTCGCTGCACGCGTCGGGCTTCACGCCGCGCCGCCTGCAACCCTCCGAGCAGGAGGAGCTGCTGGGCCTGGGCCTGGGCATCACCAACGTGGTGGACCGGGCCACGGCGAGCGCGGACATGCTGGACGCGGAGGAGTACGCGGAAGGGGCGAAGTCGCTCGCCCGCAAGGTGAAGCGCTACCGCCCGAGGTACCTCGCGGTGCTGGGCCTGGGCGCGTACCGCACCGCCTTCGCGCGGCCGAAGGCGAGGTTCGGCCTCCAGGAGGAGACGCTGGGCGACACCCGGCTGTGGGTGCTGCCCAATCCCAGCGGGCTCAACGCCAGCTACCAGCTGCCGGACCTCGCGCGGCTGTACGGCGAGCTGCGCCGCGCGGTGGAGGCCCGCTGA
- a CDS encoding glycosyltransferase 87 family protein, protein MSAPNPSASSRLAPRHWVALAVSVLPLVLYAALSLREGDLPLYFRTARAFLDGATPNRDFRFEYPPYALLWFVPATWAGGDLRGFILAFGLQLTLFDAFIKWLLLSEGVRRWGTSWRAWAPLAAYFVVSWIQSVHYLKRYDVIPAALALAALVALMRRREGWAGAALAVGTVTKLYPAVLVPLALAVCWRRGAKPTRALLTGLVAGVLPLVPLSFVWPWWQFASFHVERGLQVEAFSAGLLWAAHQLGLAQAQWVHAPASYELHGADAEGVRAVTRQLWVAGSLLAAAVSVRAAWRRPPVHIEDLARLALVPLTAFVILNPVLSPQYLIWLTGAAALALLSGRVGPSVVLLVAAAMTRGLFAGSTYSKGFQPPYTLLLLVRNAMVLGAGVAWARETWRAGTPTPSSEPARGGVSQADA, encoded by the coding sequence GTGTCCGCTCCGAATCCGTCCGCGTCCTCCCGGCTCGCGCCCAGGCACTGGGTCGCGCTCGCCGTGAGCGTGTTGCCGCTGGTGCTCTACGCCGCGCTCTCCCTCCGCGAGGGCGACCTGCCGCTGTACTTCCGGACGGCCCGCGCGTTCCTGGACGGCGCGACCCCCAACCGCGACTTCCGCTTCGAGTACCCGCCCTACGCGCTCCTGTGGTTCGTGCCCGCGACGTGGGCGGGTGGCGACCTGCGCGGGTTCATCCTCGCGTTCGGCCTCCAGCTCACGCTCTTCGACGCGTTCATCAAGTGGCTCCTGCTGTCCGAAGGGGTGCGCCGGTGGGGCACGTCCTGGCGTGCGTGGGCGCCGCTCGCGGCGTACTTCGTCGTCAGCTGGATCCAGAGCGTGCACTACCTCAAGCGCTACGACGTCATCCCCGCCGCGCTCGCGCTGGCCGCGCTGGTGGCCCTGATGCGCCGCCGTGAAGGCTGGGCCGGCGCGGCGTTGGCGGTGGGCACCGTCACCAAGCTCTACCCGGCGGTCCTCGTGCCGCTGGCCCTGGCGGTGTGCTGGCGTCGGGGCGCGAAGCCGACACGGGCCCTGCTCACGGGCCTGGTCGCGGGCGTGCTGCCGCTGGTGCCGCTGAGCTTCGTGTGGCCGTGGTGGCAGTTCGCGTCCTTCCACGTCGAGCGGGGCCTCCAGGTGGAGGCCTTCTCCGCGGGCCTGCTCTGGGCCGCGCACCAGCTGGGCCTCGCCCAGGCCCAGTGGGTCCACGCCCCCGCCTCCTACGAGCTGCACGGCGCGGACGCGGAAGGGGTCCGCGCCGTCACCCGCCAGCTCTGGGTCGCGGGCTCGCTGCTGGCCGCGGCGGTGTCCGTGCGCGCCGCCTGGCGCAGGCCTCCGGTGCACATCGAGGACCTGGCCCGGCTGGCGCTGGTGCCGCTCACGGCCTTCGTCATCCTCAACCCGGTGCTCAGCCCGCAGTACCTCATCTGGCTCACCGGGGCCGCCGCGCTCGCGCTGCTCTCCGGCAGGGTGGGGCCGTCCGTCGTGCTGCTGGTGGCCGCGGCGATGACTCGCGGCCTCTTCGCGGGCAGCACCTACAGCAAGGGCTTCCAGCCGCCGTACACGCTGCTGCTCCTCGTGCGCAACGCGATGGTGCTGGGCGCGGGAGTCGCCTGGGCCCGCGAGACGTGGCGCGCCGGGACCCCCACGCCATCCAGCGAGCCGGCCCGGGGCGGCGTGTCCCAGGCCGACGCCTGA
- a CDS encoding 3'(2'),5'-bisphosphate nucleotidase CysQ family protein has product MSALAQELEVARRIARQAGDILLQVYATDFSVTDKAGGAGPVTVADERANAFIVGELRKAFPADGVVAEEKEDVSDAKRFSRCWFVDPLDGTQEFVNRNGEFAIHIGLAVEGRAALGVVYRAVGDVLYSGVVGEQGYVEDPQGRRALRVSDVADPAQLRLVVSRSHRSKTTDAVVQRLGITKETESGSVGLKCGLLAEARCDLYVHVSDKSYRWDNCAPEAVIRSAGGVLTDLAGNAYLYDGSELQNRRGLLACNAAAFDKVLPVASQVARESGLLK; this is encoded by the coding sequence ATGTCCGCACTCGCCCAAGAGCTCGAAGTGGCCCGGCGCATCGCGCGCCAGGCTGGTGACATCCTCCTGCAGGTCTACGCCACGGACTTCTCCGTCACGGACAAGGCGGGCGGCGCCGGGCCCGTCACGGTGGCGGACGAGCGCGCCAACGCCTTCATCGTGGGCGAGCTGCGCAAGGCCTTCCCGGCCGACGGCGTGGTGGCGGAGGAGAAGGAGGACGTCTCCGACGCGAAGCGCTTCAGCCGCTGCTGGTTCGTGGATCCGCTCGACGGCACGCAGGAGTTCGTCAACCGCAACGGCGAGTTCGCCATCCACATCGGCCTCGCGGTGGAGGGCCGGGCGGCGCTGGGCGTCGTCTACCGCGCGGTGGGCGACGTCCTGTACTCCGGCGTCGTGGGCGAGCAGGGCTACGTGGAGGACCCCCAGGGCCGCCGCGCGCTGCGCGTGTCGGACGTGGCGGACCCCGCGCAGCTGCGGCTGGTGGTGTCGCGCTCGCACCGCTCCAAGACGACGGACGCGGTGGTGCAGCGGCTGGGCATCACGAAGGAGACGGAGTCCGGTTCGGTGGGGCTCAAGTGCGGCCTGCTGGCGGAGGCCCGCTGCGACCTCTACGTGCACGTGAGCGACAAGAGCTACCGCTGGGACAACTGCGCGCCGGAGGCCGTCATCCGCTCCGCGGGCGGCGTGCTCACGGACCTCGCGGGCAACGCGTACCTGTACGACGGCTCCGAGCTCCAGAACCGCCGGGGCCTGCTCGCGTGCAACGCCGCCGCCTTCGACAAGGTGCTGCCCGTCGCCTCGCAGGTGGCCCGCGAGTCCGGCCTGCTGAAGTAG